The Camelus dromedarius isolate mCamDro1 chromosome 8, mCamDro1.pat, whole genome shotgun sequence DNA segment TGCTATTGATATTGAAAATAACCTGAGCATCATGGAGAAATATCACACTCAATTCCTCCACCGATATGGGACAAGACAGTTTCCGTAAATGCTCAGGGAAAGGAAGAGGCCACTTCACCGAGGGCAGCAGCGCTCTCCTCTGTAGAGTTAATTGCTGGATGTAGTAACACGGATTCAGTGCTACTGGTTTCAGGCTTCAAATCAGAGATTCATAGAACCTTAAAGGCCAAGGAATCCTAGAAGTGGAAGGGACTGAGCAACTGTGCAGCCAGCCATCCTGACAGGGGAGCGGCTTCCACTCAGGACTCCTTGTCACCACAATTGTCATCTTTCCATTGAGTGATGGTCTTGATGGTTTTGGTGGTGAAGCAATAATGCAGGAGCCACCACTGACTGGAGTGGTACATACACACGACCCCATCCTTTACGCGTACATCACTCCTCCTACAGAACAGCTCTTAATTCCCACGGTCATTCATGCTACCTCTCTTTGGCAGCGTCTTATGATTTTGTGGCCTatgaaaactgctttttaaaataaaatctttaccCAGGCAATTATTTTTCTGCACCATAAATAGAGAAATCCTACCCCTATTGTTGGTTTTGATTCATTGTCACAACTCTTCAAGAGTGTTTTAGTTCTTAGACTTTATATTAGGAGTTTGTGGTTTCAAGTCACAATCATCAGCTCAGTCTAAGAAATGCATTGGTTGAGGCAACAGCAAGAAGCCAAGGGAACTAGCTCAGGCATAGCTGGGCCCAAGGTTCAGATAACCCACTGACATCGTTCCTCCGTGTCTCAGTTCTCTGCCTCTATTGGATGTTTTCTTAGGAGGGTGTCTTTTATGTGGACATAGAGATGACCGCTGACAGCTTCAGACCTACCTCTCACCATCTGAGCAAACACTGCCCACTCCCAGAAGGAAAGTCTGTGTTCCCCAAAAATTGCAGCAAACGTCATGGGCCCAGCTCGAGCTGTGAGATAATTCCCTGAACCGATCACCATGGCCAGGAGAATGGAGCATGCTgaccaggagagggaagggacacCAGACAAGCAAGACCACCAACATCTTCTACGGAATCCTGGAATATCAGAACTGAGAGATGGGGCTGGCCCTCTCACTTTCCAGAAGGATAAAACTGAGGTCCATAGACAGGAGGTAGCCTGGAATAACAGAGAAATACCCCATAGGCAGGAGCAAGGCCCAGGCCTGGGTTCCCAGAGCATCCCTTGGGCCTGTCATTCATCACATTAACTAATCTAGGTCCTCTCAAGATAAGATGGGCAGCCATCCCTTCTGCACAATGGTCACTGATGGTTACTTCTGCTTCCAAAGTCCAGTTGTCCAGCCCATCACGGAAGCGCAACCAGCCCTGTGACCCACCAGCCCGGAGCCTCTGTCTTGTCACGGTGTCCAAAGGGGCCCTGTCACCCGCTTTCCTGGGACCAACCTCTCCCCATTCTCCCTCTGTGCTGCGTGCATCTCAGGCAGAATGCTCAGAGTTCATCCCTGGGGTCGGACAACGCCAGGGTCCTCCGCATCTGAAAAGGAGGAAGATGGTGGCCaggatttcagtttctcttttgtctttgggCCTCTCAAAAATCTCGTGAAGCGCATGTGCATTGGCCACAGCACGCCCTCTGTTGGCGGAATCATGGACACGCGACTCACTGGAGCACATGTTGACCGGTTTCTAGTATATTGTAGACCCTGGCCCTCTTCCCCAGCCAGACCTCAACCCCTGCCTCCATTATTCGCTTTAGAATAAAAAGGCTTTAGAAGAAGAGCCGCCTGTCCTCTCCTGAACTCTTCCGGCTCCGGCCTGAGCCGGCCCCCGCCCTGCAAAAGGAGCCCTCGCAGCACTGAGGTCAGGCTCCCTCTGGGGCACTCAGGTGTCATCTGCGAAGGACCGCTTTCTGCCTTCCTCAAATCCCAGGCGCAGCCACTTGGTACTGAAGTATAACAACTATGGAAAAGGGCCCGAATCAGGAGTGGCAGCAAGCTCAATGAATTTGCACCAGGTGCCCCTTCTGCGCCACCAGCTTCAGACCAGGACACAGAACGCCCCACCCCCTAGACACCTCCAGTCCCTGCAGACTCCCCCTGCCCTTGTAAACCTCCTCACCTCTGAAGACCCACCTCCTAAAACCTCCCCTCCGCCCTGAAGACCCCCTTGCAACCCTGTGGACGCCTGCCCCGCAGACCCCTCTGCAGAACCTCCCACCCCTCCAGACCTGCCCCCTTTCCGTCTCTCCTCCCAAGGGTGACCCTTGTCCTGACTGACGCTGGAGTTTGCCCAGCTTTGAACTCTGTGTAAAGGGAGTCCTGCAGCGTCACTGTTTGGTATTTGAGTTCTCTTATCTATTTCATCCAAACTCTGTCTGCTTTCTTCTTAAACTGTCACTCTGGGTGGCTTTTCAGCATCTTTCATAAGGGTCAGGCAGGCTTCAGGTACCACAGATACAGAAGTGGCCACTGCCATTCCTTCATCGTACCTAAAACCCACCACAACCTGGGAAAACCCTTGATATAAATCTGAGTTGGAGAACAAAGGActgtaagttctttttttttaattattattgaaatagtcagttgcaatgtgtcagtttctggtgtacagcacaatgtttcagtcatacacatatgtacacatactcattttcacattctttttctatataggttactataagatattgaatatagttccctgtgctatacagaagaaaatttttaatcttttgtatatagttgttaatatttgcaaaccttaaactcccaatttttcccttcccacctccttccccacagTCACCATAAGAACTATAAGTTCTGAATGCCACTGAGTTGCCAGGTCTCCAGagccacctctccctccttctgggCTGGATTCTTGGGTCCATCTCTGGCTGAAACTGACTGGACATACTTCTTGCCTCCTGCAGCAAGGGAACATTTTCATCGTGGATTTTGAGCTTCTGGATGGCATCGATGCGAACAAAACAGACCCGTGCACTCTGCAGTTCCTGGCCGCACCCATCTGCTTGCTGTACAAGAATCTGGCCAACAAGATCGTCCCCATTGCCATCCAGGTAGGCTGCCTGGccctgttttcttccaggaggaggaggcagctctGCCTCGAGTCTCCTAAGGAAGGTGCTGGAGACTGTGAGGGTGCTGCCATATGAACAAGAAAAGCAAGGCTTCCTGCCAGCTGGTGGGAGGGCTGACCACAGTGGGCAGAAAGAGCTCCACTCCCCGGGACACACAGGAGAACTTCCTGGCTCTGCGGAGGACCTCCCCTGGGATAGCCTGCtgggctccccaccccagcatcctGACCAGCCCCAAATCAAAACAGCAGCAGGGGCCAGTCAGGTGTGGCTGTGAGAtgagctggaggctgggagtcaggaACTGTGCCAGTCCTGGGGTGCTATCTTCAAGTGCCCCCAGGTTCTTGTTTCTACCAAGGACAGTGGAAGAGGTGGGAGCAGTCTAGGGGAGAGGCAGGCTAGGACAGCTCCATTGCTTTCTCAAGGCACCAGGCCACTGCGACACCGTGGGAGCTGCTGTGCGGACACCCCAGCCAGGGCCAGGGGTAGGTCCATGAAGCAGGAGGCTGCACAGAGGCCCCCAAGGGGAAGGCAGACAAGCACACAGCAAGCAGTGCTCGGAGTCAGCCATCACCCAGGCATTGGGTCCTGTGGGCGTAGTAGCAGCTGACTTTGCCAGGCGTTCACCACATCCCAAGGGTTTGCCCGCACAGTCCACAATCCCTTACCCTCTATTCTGAGatctaaaatattctaaaactgttAGATTTTTCCAAAATTTGCAGCAAATTCATTGGCAGCAAAGCTTGTTCTAAACCAGTACGAGAGACTGTTTAAGAGGCTTTCTCCCACTCAATGTGAAATGCATGCATTTCGCTGCAGAAATGCTAATATGTTTGAATGTAAAATATTGTGTTGCCCAGAcccagggcaggggagagaggtgTCACATAATGAAGTGTGCACACTGCTAAAATCCTAAAAATTCTGGATTCTGAAACATTTGGCCATCAGGGTTTCAGACCAGGACCTGCCTTTATTCATGTAATCATCGCTACAAGTCTCTGAGGTAGGTGGGGACCAGATCACGGAGTTTGGGGGCTTTATTTTCTGGCGTTAAGAGGTCACCGAGTGTTTTTAAAGACGGGATGGACATGACATGATTTGCATGGCCCCAGTGTAGAGTTGAAAATGGAGGGAAAGACAAGCCAGTGTCTACTAAGGGGGCACCTGGCGGCAGGTCTGGCCTTGAGGAACAGTGACCTGGGACAGTGCTTCACGAGGGCCCTAGAGCCCGTCAGCTGGAGGAGCTgactgagggagagaagggaatttAGGAGCTCTAAGACAGGGCCTGGGGAACAGCAGAATTTCAGGGAtgagcagaggaagggaaagtGTGGGAGACCAGAAGGCTGCAGCAGAGAAGTGTGGGAccaggagggaggaatggggatgGGGAGCAGATGGGAGACCACACAGCACATGCCTCATACACATCGTCACTCACCCCTGTgatgccattttatttatttcccctaaTAACACCGTGAGTGAACACTGTCCCCTTGGTACGGATGGTGAACGGAGCTCAGAAAGGCTAAGTTGTCCAGGGTCCCACAGGTAGCAAGTGTTCTGGCCCCTGGGTCTATGCTGCTAACCAGCCCCCTTTTTGAAGGTGAAGGGCCATGAGGATGCTCAGCTGGTCCCAAATCTTCTCTGAAAGCCAAGGGCACCATGTATCTGGCATAATGGGTGCGTCTGGCAACAGGCGATATGTTATAGCTTCTCTGGCAGCTGGGATGGGAAGTATGAACCCCTGGCCACTGCCCTCCTCCCTGATCCTCTCGTGAGTCAGAAATTACTGTTGAAGAGATTTGGATTCTCCTGGAGGTGCCTGAGAAGCCAGGCTCTCCTACGGCTACAGTCTGGAGCGAAATACTGCAATGCATTCTCTTTCTCCAATGTATCAGCTCAGCCAGGTCCCGGGAGATGAGAACCCCATTTTTCTCCCTTCGGATGCCAAGTATGACTGGCTTCTGGCCAAAATCTGGGTGCGTTCCAGCGACTTCCACATCCATCAGACCATCACCCACCTTCTGTGCACACATCTGGTGTCTGAGGTTTTTGGCATCGCCATGTACCGCCAGCTGCCTGCTGTGCACCCTATTTTCAAGGTACTGCAAGCTACTACCTCACCTAGAGAGAGAGGGTATTGGATATGGGTGTGGGGGacaggagggagtgagggaggaggggcactgACACCCCTACAGGTCTGTGTCTGGGAGGGGCCAGAAGAGACCCTTGAGAAATGCCGCACAGGAAGGAAGCAGCTCCAAGGACACAAGTGTGGGCCTGACCAGGGATCAGGCTAGCCtagtgggagggggcagggtccAAGGAGGCAAATGAGTTCAGTGTGACCCTGTCTGATCCCACGTGGCAGCCCCCACTATCACAGTCCCTCTCTCTTTGCAAATCCTGGCCGCACTGACTGCGGGGCTGACGGCAGGCTCGGTATACCTCTGTGTCCCTCCGTTTCTCCATGTGTGAAAGAGAGATTGAATTAGCACACCTGCCGTGGAGGATTACTGTCAGGGTTATGAGAGTTAAATTCAGAGGGCTTCAGACAGTGCCAGGCCGCTCTATGTAAGCGTTGACTGTtggcatttttttcattatcattatgtTGAGTATCAGAGCTGCATCCTCCAGCAGCTGCTGAGCAATGAAGGTCACCACGGCAACCTTcactccctccccaggccctggcatcGCGCCTCCCCAAGGGACCGAGGTGCAGGTGCCAAGGGTCCCTGGGGGCACCCGAGGAGGTGCAGACCTGGTCAGGAGGCCCTGGCTGGGCCTTCTCTGAGGtcttctctgccccttcccctagCTCCTGGTGGCCCACGTGCGGTTCACCATTGCCATCAACACCAAGGCCCGGGAGCAGCTCATCTGCGAGTATGGCCTCTTTGACAAGGTGGGTGCCCCCTACCCGCCTTGGTGCCAGGAAGAGCCCGGCTTGGCAGGCACCCACTTCTCAGAACCTCCACGACCTCCACCTTGACCTGAAGTCCAGATTTCCCCTGGGGAGACCAGCCCTCTAGGGACCACGGGGGCGAAGGCCTGCGCAGGGTGGGAGGCCGAGAGCACTCAGAGTGAAGGCTCCCTGGTTCCCTGGCCGGGGTCTGCCCCTTCTGCCCAGCCACTGAACGAGCTCTCCTCCTCCCAGTACTCCCAGTTCTTCCTCTGCACCAGGGTCTCCCTGTcatctcctcctgcccctcccctctccatcctCTGACATGTGGGTGTAGACCCTGCCTCCTGGCACCCGCTCCGCACCTCTGACACACTGGGGACCTGCATCCCCCACCCACTGCTGCCCATCACTCTGAGCACagcctcccaccctctgcccttccAGGCCGTCAGCACTCCTGGCCCACTCTCCCCCTCAGCAGGGCCTCGGGTCCCCCTCACATTATCTCAGGCTCACCTTGTTTTGACCCTGCTGGAGCCTTAATGAGCCTggtccctccctgcagccctcaccccagccttcctccctttcccacctcctACTAGTGAGCCGGCCAGGCGATCACTAGGGTTGAGTCCCTAGGTGGAAAATGACAAAACCCAACTCAAACCAGCTGCAGCTGGAAAGGAGCTGTAGCATCTCCTAAACCTAGATGTTTTAGGGTGAGGGAGCCTCAGCTCGGAGCCTGTTCCCATGGGCAGCGCTGGCCTGTGGCCTCCACCTCAGCACCAGCACTAGACCCAGAGCCCCTAAGTGACCCCTGCCCACGGTGTGCCTCCTGGGGACAGCGCAGGGGCCAGGGACCTGAGTAATGTACAAGCCCACTCTTTAAACTGTGTGGGTCTCATTGTCCCAGATGGACTCTGCAAGTTGGCACATCCCGTGGGAGGAGGGACAGGATGCCATCATGGTGAGCTCCAAGCTCATGTGCCCACACAGGGACCATCTTCCATCCAAACAGGAAGTACCAGGGAGCAACTCTGTTGGTCCTCCTTGGGTCAGACCCCCACTGTGGACCAATGTCTGGCATCCTGCCCCCAAGTCCTCTGAAGGTTCTGTGCCCTGAGTGCTCAgccaccgtgtgtgtgtgtgtgtgcgcgcgcaagCACACGTGCACCTGCTCACAAAGCACATATGTGTGCATCTCTGCAGCCGGGAGGGGGACCAGGACTCCTCCTTGGGCATCTCTCCAGCCCTCACCTAAGCACACGACTGGCCCTCAGAGAGTCGTGTGGGTCCTGGGGACTGGTATCTGTGCCTTGTGCCCAAAGGTCAGGTCACTGAGAGCAGTGCTCGGGCTCCAGGCAGCCTGTGCTCAGAACTAGGGCAGGTCCAAGGGCTGCTCTGGCCCGGGCCCCACCCTGCCagctctccccactgccctccctcctgcagcTGCCCCCGTCTCTGCACACACCCCTGCACTTCAGCCCCTCACAGCAGATCCAGCAGAGGCTCCTCCCTGTAACCGCCTCCTTGGCTGGGCTGCCCTTGGCTTTCTCCAAGTTCAGTGTCCCTCCCACGCCACCTCACGGAACACAGGTTTGCCCCTTGCGTGATGGCCCGCCCACTGCCTTTCCATACTTCTTCATGCTGAGCTTCGGGCCTGGAAGCCTGGAGAGGGGGAGGCGGCCTCGGCTCACTGCATTCTCTCCCCTCCCGCTCCAGGCCAACGCCACAGGGGGCGGTGGGCACGTGCAGATGGTGCAGAAGGCCATGCAGAACCTGACCTACAGCTCCCTGTGCTTCCCTGAGGCCATCAAGGCCCGGGGCATGGACAGCACGGAAGACATTCCCTACTACTTCTACCGGGACGACGGGCTCCTGGTGTGGGAGGCCATCAAGACGTGAGTGCAGGGCTGTGGGACCCGCCCTGCTCAGGAGCGGAGGTCCGGCAGGAGGAGCAGGCGTGGGCACTGATGGACCCAGCCGGGTGCCCGGACAGCTGATCCAGTGGGCGGGGCCTGGCTCTGTGGTCAGGGGACTGATGGGGGAATGGGTGGGGCGGCAGGGTGTGTGACCTGAGCCTGGACATCAAGGAGTGGGTGACAGGGTCACCTACTCCTTGCTGGGCCTCTCCTCCTGAGCCAGGTTCACGGCCGAGGTGGTGGACATCTACTATGAGAGCGACCAGGTGGTGGAGGAGGACCTGGAGCTGCAGGACTTCGTGAATGACGTTTATGTGTACGGCATGCGCGGCAGGAAGGCCTCAGGTAGggctgcccccagccctcctcccatcCCGCTCTTCTGCTCTTCCCTGCTCCTCTGATTTTCTTTGGGTAAAGCTGGCCTTTGGCCCCCACTTCAGTACCCACTGCTGGAGCCAGAGCCCCCTGGGGACCCATGCCCACCAGTGTGTCTCATGGGGACACCTCAGGGATTTTCtgtggctcctgagagcccaggttAGAAACAACAGGAACACGGGGCCCAGCAGCTGCCCCCTCCCAGAGTGCCTTGCCCAGGCCTGAGCCCTCGAGTACTGTGGGGGCACCCAGGGACCGGGTCCAGGTTGCAGGGTGGCTGTCTGCTAGTGGGGTGCCCTTCCCTGGGGTCAGGCTTCAGCCAGTCCATGGCTCTGCCTCAGGCTTCCCCAAGTCCATCAAGACCAAGAATAAGCTGTCCGAGTACCTGACGGTGGTGATCTTCACAGCCTCAGCCCAGCACGCAGCAGTGAACTTTGGCCAGGTGGgcgagggcagggcctggccgcCTCACCTAGACTGCTTCTGGGGGTGCTCCAGGCGGGCCGCCCCTGGTCCTAGTCTTCCAGACAGATGGCAGGGGCGGAAACCTGGGGAAGCCTCAGGGCTAGGAATCGGGTGTTCCCGGTGCCGATATGGCAGCTAAGCTCAGGGCACCAGCCTTGGAGAGGGGCTGCCCTGGCCCCactggagtgggaggaggggccccaggggaggaggaggggtatGGGGTGAGGCACCCACGTGATTCGGTGGCCATCCCTGCAGTACGACTGGTGCTCCTGGATCCCCAACGCCCCGCCAACCATGCgggccccaccacccaccaccaagGGCGTGGTCACCATCGAGCAGATCGTGGATACACTGCCGGACCGCGGCCGCTCCTGCTGGCATCTGGGAGCAGTGTGGGCGCTTAGCCAGTTTCAGGACAATGAGGTGAGGCCGGAAGCCTTTTTGCCCCCTTTGGTGGGACAGTCACTCTGGTTTAACCCATTCCTCAACATCAGGGTTTTGTGGTTTAGAGCTCAGGCTGGACCCCTGCTGACCAGGAATTTGACTTTCAAGGCTGGAGGGGCCCAGGAGTCCTCAGGCCCGAGCCTGGATGAAGCTCAGGGTGGCCTTGGCAGGAGAGCAGTGGGACAGTGCTCCACCGTGATGTTCACAGTTCAAGGGCACACCCAGCACCCCCACCACTGACAGCTCTCTCATGTGGGTTGTCCCTGACACCCCAGAGGAGAGGGCTAAGGGTTTCCCAGGTCTCCTTCCAGACTCTCCCATGCAAGTACACCTTGTTGAACCTAATCCCAAAGCTGGCTCTTGGTAGACACAACCCCTTGGCTCAGTGCTGCCCAGAACGACCAGAATGACCTGTGGTTCAGCCAGCCCTGGACTTGCGGGCATTCTGATGGATCTCAGTTGCTCTGGGGCCTTTGTTAGTGTGCTGGTCCCTCACTAACATCTTTGTATATGTGTCTTTGCTCCTGTGTACAATAGGACCAAGGAATACATTCCTTATGGAGGAATTTCTTGGTCAAAGAATGTTGAGGCTGAACTGCCCTCCACAGACTAAATCAAAATCCCATCAATAGCTCAGGATGTTTCTCCCACCCTTTCCAGCCCAATTTTTAACAATCTcatagttttgttattttttaagatatacctaggtttgtttgtttgggggggggctgctttgtttgttgtttttattgcatTGCTCTTTATTGTTTTGggatttttggggggaggggcagaagtAACTtggtttatttacatttatttttgatggaggtactggggattgaaccctcgtgcatgctaagcatgagctctaccactgcgCTATAACCTCCCGCCAAGATACACCTAGTTTTATTTTGCAGACATCTGTGTGAGTGTGCAAATGAGcataccccacccccaacagatCCTGGCTGTAGCCGTCCTAGGCTGGAGGGAAGGCGGGAGTGCTGGGGAGGACAGGGCGGAGCAGGGCTCCACAGCCACATGCCCACCAGGACCACCAACAGCCCCCACATTCACCTGCACTGTTACCCATCCCATAGTCCCTCTGCAGTGGGgcagttttttttcccatttacctGCAaggccccagcccagcagcaTCCTCAGGGTGCCCTCAGCAGGTGGCAGAGGGTGGAGATGGAGAGATAAAGGATGGTCTCTGGGGGTGGGACAAGGTCTGTCAGTTTACGTCGCCTCATCCTGGGTTCACCTCTGTCTGTGTCTGGGTCCTCAGCTGTTTCTGGGCATGTACCCAGAGGAGCATTTCATCGAGAAGCCAGTGAAGGAGGCCATGGCCCGATTCCGTAAGAACCTGGACGCCATCGTCAGTGTGATCGCTGAGCGCAACAAGAAGAAGAAGCTTCCGTATTACTACTTGTCCCCGGACCGGATTCCCAACAGCGTGGCCATCTGAGTAGCTGGCTGAGCCCATCTCACGCAGGGACGGCCAGCTGCTTGCGGCTGCGCTCAGCACCCAGACTCCAGCCCGCCCGGGCGGCCGCACGGCAGGCCTTCGGATACCTGGGAATTCGGCCCAGGCCCCAGGCGGACTGGCTTCAAACCAAAGGCTCTCCAGGTTGGACCACGACATTGCTAAGTTTCAGTGCATTTTCCCGTTTGTTCCTCAGTCTTTCCATACTTCAAAGTGTGTAAATGCTGC contains these protein-coding regions:
- the ALOX5 gene encoding polyunsaturated fatty acid 5-lipoxygenase isoform X1, which produces MPSYTVTVATGSQWFAGTDDYIYLSLVGSAGCSEKHLLDKPFYNDFERGAVDSYDVTVDEELGDIQLIKIEKRKYWLHDDWYLKYITLKTPCGDYIEFPCYRWISGEGEIVLRDGRAKLACDDQIHILKQHRRKELETRQKLYRWMEWNPGFPLSIDAKCHRDLPRDIQFDSEKGVDFVLNYSKAMENLFINRFMHMFQSSWNDFADFEKIFVKISNTISERVMNHWQEDVMFGYQFLNGCNPVLIQRCRKLPEKLPVTTEMVECSLERQLTLEQEVEQGNIFIVDFELLDGIDANKTDPCTLQFLAAPICLLYKNLANKIVPIAIQLSQVPGDENPIFLPSDAKYDWLLAKIWVRSSDFHIHQTITHLLCTHLVSEVFGIAMYRQLPAVHPIFKLLVAHVRFTIAINTKAREQLICEYGLFDKANATGGGGHVQMVQKAMQNLTYSSLCFPEAIKARGMDSTEDIPYYFYRDDGLLVWEAIKTFTAEVVDIYYESDQVVEEDLELQDFVNDVYVYGMRGRKASGFPKSIKTKNKLSEYLTVVIFTASAQHAAVNFGQYDWCSWIPNAPPTMRAPPPTTKGVVTIEQIVDTLPDRGRSCWHLGAVWALSQFQDNELFLGMYPEEHFIEKPVKEAMARFRKNLDAIVSVIAERNKKKKLPYYYLSPDRIPNSVAI
- the ALOX5 gene encoding polyunsaturated fatty acid 5-lipoxygenase isoform X2; translation: MPSYTVTVATGSQWFAGTDDYIYLSLVGSAGCSEKHLLDKPFYNDFERGAVDSYDVTVDEELGDIQLIKIEKRKYWLHDDWYLKYITLKTPCGDYIEFPCYRWISGEGEIVLRDGRAKLACDDQIHILKQHRRKELETRQKLYRWMEWNPGFPLSIDAKCHRDLPRDIQFDSEKGVDFVLNYSKAMENLFINRFMHMFQSSWNDFADFEKIFVKISNTISERVMNHWQEDVMFGYQFLNGCNPVLIQRCRKLPEKLPVTTEMVECSLERQLTLEQEVEQGNIFIVDFELLDGIDANKTDPCTLQFLAAPICLLYKNLANKIVPIAIQLSQVPGDENPIFLPSDAKYDWLLAKIWVRSSDFHIHQTITHLLCTHLVSEVFGIAMYRQLPAVHPIFKLLVAHVRFTIAINTKAREQLICEYGLFDKANATGGGGHVQMVQKAMQNLTYSSLCFPEAIKARGMDSTEDIPYYFYRDDGLLVWEAIKTFTAEVVDIYYESDQVVEEDLELQDFVNDVYVYGMRGRKASVRLVLLDPQRPANHAGPTTHHQGRGHHRADRGYTAGPRPLLLASGSSVGA